From a region of the Oryza sativa Japonica Group chromosome 6, ASM3414082v1 genome:
- the LOC4341130 gene encoding plastid division protein PDV1: MRLPASSSSAAGLQERIWDLHDNLSHAILSLSASAHRCCRRRAPEGRVVVKGWRRQGGCGDCGLEQEAAAAATMADARSLHAVRAALEDLEGHLHFLHNIQLCQVAERDAAIARLQQSRILLATRLAEHRWKKHEVIEEALAFVDDALDKSRFVSPEDVRGTHTHSQSVENQCPKIHDSNFLVRFLSCTLAIAKNSLRFERIGGALGNTAMFAVSMLAFLQLQQVAFGKQTPAVQCRRVNYFHSQMSVKNTKEKHLVVLLARG; the protein is encoded by the exons ATGAGATTGcccgcatcgtcgtcgtcggcggcggggctgCAGGAGCGCATCTGGGACCTCCACGACAATCTCAGCCACgccatcctctccctctccgcctccgcccaccgctgctgccgccgccgcgcccccgaAGGGCGCGTGGTCGTCaaggggtggcggcggcagggagGATGTGGGGACTGCGGCCTGGagcaggaggcggctgcggcggccacCATGGCGGACGCGCGGAGCCTTCACGCCGTCCGCGCCGCGCTCGAGGACCTCGAGGGCCACCTCCATTTCCTCCAC AACATTCAATTATGTCAGGTGGCAGAACGAGATGCCGCGATTGCTAGGCTGCAGCAAAGTCGTATTCTGCTTGCTACAAGATTGGCTGAACATAGGTGGAAGAAGCATGAAGTTATTGAGGAGGCCTTAGCTTTTGTTGATGATGCGCTTGACAAGAGTCGATTTGTCTCACCAGAAGATGTCCGTGGGACGCATACACACAGCCAATCAGTAGAGAACCAGTGCCCCAAGATACATGATTCAAACTTCTTGGTGCGTTTTTTATCCTGTACATTAGCTATAGCTAAGAATTCTTTAAGATTTGAGAGGATTGGTGGTGCACTCGGTAATACCGCGATGTTTGCAGTAAGTATGCTTGCATTCTTGCAGCTGCAACAAGTGGCCTTTGGTAAACAAACTCCAGCAGTACAATGTAGACGAGTCAATTATTTTCATTCTCAGATGTCTGTAAAGAACACTAAAGAAAAGCATCTGGTCGTATTGTTAGCTAGAGGATGA
- the LOC4341132 gene encoding UDP-xylose transporter 1 — protein sequence MMMSSGFQLGVIGSLALSVASSVAIVICNKALISTLGFPFATTLTSWHLMMTFCTLHVAQRLHFFEPKAIDGQTVILFGLLNGTSIGLLNLSLGFNSIGFYQMTKLAIIPFTVLLETIFLKKRFSESIKLSLLVLLLGVGIASVTDLKLNLLGSVLSGLAIATTCVGQILTNTIQKRLKVSSTQLLYQSAPYQAAILFATGPFVDQLLTNRSVFAHKYTTPVLGFIMLSCLIAVSVNFSTFLVIGTTSPVTYQVLGHLKTCLVLSFGYILLHDPFNARNILGILIAIFGMGLYSYFSVKEGKKKATNDPLPVSQMPEKETEPLLATKDNSDTKKANGVSHDC from the exons ATGATGATGTCATCTGGGTTCCAGCTCGGTGTGATCGGGTCTCTTGCGCTGTCGGTTGCATCATCAGTTGCCATTGTCATCTGCAACAAAGCTCTCATCAGTACCCTTGGTTTCCCTTTCG CTACAACATTGACAAGCTGGCATCTCATGATGACCTTCTGCACCCTCCATGTGGCACAACGCTTGCATTTCTTTGAACCAAAGGCAATTGATGGGCAAACAGTGATCCTCTTTGGGTTGCTGAATGGCACCTCAATTGGCCTTCTCAACCTTAGTTTAGGATTCAACTCCATTGGATTCTACCAG ATGACAAAATTGGCGATCATACCTTTCACTGTGCTGTTGGAGACAATCTTCCTGAAGAAAAGATTCAG CGAGAGTATCAAGCTTTCTCTACTGGTCTTACTTCTTGGAGTGGGCATTGCTTCAGTTACTGATCTCAAGCTAAATCTACTTGGATCCGTCCTTTCTGGACTCGCCATCGCGACCACTTGTGTTGGGCAAATT CTCACAAATACAATACAGAAGAGATTGAAGGTATCCTCAACGCAGTTACTCTACCAATCTGCACCTTACCAGGCAGCAATTTTGTTTGCGACTGGCCCTTTTGTAGATCAACTCCTTACGAACCGCAGTGTCTTCGCCCACAAGTACACCACTCCAGTTTTG GGTTTCATCATGCTATCTTGTTTGATTGCGGTGTCTGTGAACTTCAGCACATTTCTTGTGATTGGAACAACATCTCCAGTTACATACCAGGTGCTAGGCCACCTTAAGACATGTCTCGTTCTCTCATTTGGATACATTCTGTTACACGATCCTTTCAACGCAAGGAACATATTAGGAATTTTGATCGCCATATTTGGGATGGGATTGTACTCCTACTTCTCAGTGAAGGAGGGCAAGAAGAAGGCAACAAATGATCCACTGCCAGTTTCACAG ATGCCAGAAAAGGAGACTGAACCACTTTTGGCAACCAAAGACAACAGTGATACCAAAAAAGCAAATGGTGTATCTCATGACTGCTAA
- the LOC4341131 gene encoding pentatricopeptide repeat-containing protein At3g53360, mitochondrial: MQNPNGTILQLYHAGRLAAALRAFESLPSSSPASAAAAPAPLTAATYAALVSACSRLRSLPQGRRVHRHLVASSSSSPDAQLAGNTVLGNHLITMYGRCAAPDSARQVFDEMPARNPVSWASVIAAHVQNGRAGDALGLFSSMLRSGTAADQFALGSAVRACTELGDVGTGRQVHAHALKSERGSDLIVQNALVTMYSKNGLVDDGFMLFERIKDKDLISWGSIIAGFAQQGFEMEALQVFREMIVEGSHHPNEFHFGSAFRACGAVGSWEYGEQIHGLSIKYRLDRDLYVGCSLSDMYARCKNLDSARVAFYRIEAPDLVSWNSIVNAYSVEGLLSEALVLFSEMRDSGLRPDGITVRGLLCACVGRDALYHGRLIHSYLVKLGLDGDVSVCNSLLSMYARCSDLSSAMDVFHEIKDQDVVTWNSILTACAQHNHPEEVLKLFSLLNKSEPSLDRISLNNVLSASAELGYFEMVKQVHAYAFKAGLVDDRMLSNTLIDTYAKCGSLDDAMRLFEIMGNNRDVFSWSSLIVGYAQFGYAKEAFDLFSRMRSLGIRPNHVTFIGVLTACSRVGFVNEGCYYYSIMEPEYGIVPTREHCSCIVDLLARAGKLTEAANFIDQMPFEPDIIMWKTLLAASKMHNDMEMGKRAAEGILNIDPSHSAAYVLLCNIYAASGNWNEFARLKKAMRTSGVKKSPGKSWVKLKGELKVFIVEDRSHPESEEIYAMLELIGMEMIKAGYVPKHSWKHAIVDHIDSDLFNEEMLAEYG, translated from the coding sequence atgcagaACCCCAACGGCACCATCCTCCAGCTCTACCACGCCGgcaggctcgccgccgccctccgcgccttcgagtcgctcccctcctcctcccccgcctccgccgccgccgccccagcccCTCTCACCGCCGCGACCTACGCCGCCCTCGTCTCCGCGTGCTCCCGCCTGCGCTCCCTCCCGCAAGGCCGCCGCGTCCACCGCCACCTCGtggcctcctcatcctcctcgccggatgCACAGCTCGCTGGGAACACCGTCCTCGGCAACCACCTCATCACCATGTACGGGCGGTGCGCCGCCCCGGACTCCGCccgccaggtgttcgacgaaatgcccgCCAGGAACCCCGTCTCCTGGGCCTCCGTCATCGCCGCGCACGTGCAGAACGGCCGCGCCGGTGACGCTCTCGGGTTGTTCTCGTCCATGCTACGGTCAGGAACTGCCGCAGACCAGTTTGCCCTCGGCAGTGCCGTGCGTGCTTGCACGGAGCTTGGGGACGTCGGCACCGGGAGGCAGGTGCATGCGCATGCGTTGAAGTCAGAGAGAGGCAGTGACCTGATTGTGCAGAACGCACTCGTCACAATGTACTCCAAGAATGGCTTGGTTGACGATGGATTCATGCTCTTTGAGAGGATTAAAGATAAAGACTTAATTTCCTGGGGGTCAATTATCGCTGGGTTTGCTCAACAAGGTTTTGAAATGGAGGCACTACAGGTTTTCAGGGAGATGATTGTTGAGGGCTCGCATCATCCGAACGAGTTTCATTTTGGTAGTGCCTTTCGTGCATGTGGGGCTGTGGGCAGCTGGGAGTATGGAGAGCAGATTCATGGCTTATCCATCAAGTATAGGTTGGACCGTGATTTATATGTAGGATGCTCACTGAGCGACATGTATGCGCGATGCAAGAATCTGGACTCTGCAAGGGTAGCATTTTACAGGATTGAGGCACCGGATTTAGTTTCTTGGAATTCCATAGTAAATGCATACTCTGTTGAGGGCCTACTTAGTGAGGCCTTGGTCCTGTTCTCTGAGATGAGAGACTCTGGTTTGAGGCCTGATGGTATTACTGTTAGGGGCCTGTTGTGTGCATGTGTTGGCCGTGATGCCCTATATCATGGTAGGCTGATCCACTCCTACTTGGTCAAATTGGGTTTAGATGGGGATGTTTCAGTCTGCAATTCTTTACTCAGCATGTATGCAAGGTGTTCAGATTTATCCTCTGCGATGGATGTTTTTCATGAGATAAAGGATCAGGACGTTGTAACCTGGAACAGCATTCTTACTGCCTGTGCCCAACACAACCATCCGGAAGAAGTCCTGAAGTTGTTTAGTCTCTTGAACAAGTCTGAACCGAGTCTGGATAGGATTAGTTTAAACAATGTACTGAGTGCTTCTGCTGAATTGGGTTACTTTGAAATGGTGAAACAGGTTCATGCATATGCTTTCAAGGCAGGACTAGTGGATGATAGAATGCTTAGTAATACTCTAATTGACACTTATGCTAAATGTGGGAGTTTAGATGATGCCATGAGACTCTTTGAAATAATGGGAAACAATCGTGATGTGTTCTCTTGGAGCAGCTTGATTGTTGGATATGCCCAATTTGGTTATGCAAAGGAAGCATTTGATTTATTTTCGAGGATGAGAAGCCTAGGAATCAGGCCAAACCATGTAACGTTTATCGGAGTTCTTACAGCATGCAGCCGAGTCGGTTTTGTTAACGAAGGCTGCTATTACTACAGCATTATGGAGCCTGAGTATGGCATTGTTCCAACACGAGAGCATTGTTCATGTATCGTTGATTTGTTGGCTCGTGCTGGGAAACTAACTGAGGCAGCAAATTTTATTGACCAAATGCCATTTGAGCCTGATATTATAATGTGGAAGACCCTGCTGGCTGCTAGCAAAATGCACAATGATATGGAGATGGGAAAGAGGGCAGCAGAAGGTATTCTGAATATTGATCCTTCCCATTCAGCGGCCTATGTCTTGCTGTGCAACATATATGCTGCTTCTGGCAATTGGAATGAGTTTGCAAGATTGAAGAAGGCGATGAGAACTAGCGGCGTTAAGAAATCACCTGGGAAGAGTTGGGTTAAGCTGAAAGGGGAGCTAAAAGTCTTTATAGTGGAGGACAGGTCACATCCAGAGTCTGAGGAAATATACGCAATGCTGGAGTTAATTGGAATGGAAATGATAAAAGCTGGTTATGTTCCAAAGCATTCATGGAAACATGCTATTGTTGATCATATTGATAGTGATTTGTTCAATGAAGAGATGCTAGCTGAATATGGTTGA